The genomic region ATACATCGACAAGGATGGCTATCTTTTTTTCAAGGGCAGGGATAACCTTGTGGTGAAATCCGGCGGGAACTGGATCTCCTTCTGCGATATCGAGAAGATTATCGAAAAGTGTCCCGTGGTAAAAGAAGCAGCCGTTGCCAAAAAGGCCGATAAGCTCCACTATTATGTCACCGTCAGAAAAGGCTCCACATCGAGTTACGCTGTTAAGAAAATACGTAAACACTGCCTCGGGCAAATGAAAATGAACCAGCTGCCGGACGAGATACATGTTCTGGAAGAACTTCCCAGGACCAGAAGCGGAAAGATCAGGCGGGCATCTCTGGGATAATGACCCATCATATCACCATGGCAGATAAAAACCGATACATAGTTCACGTGGACATGGACGCGTTCTTCGCGTCCGTTGAACAGAGGGATGACCCCTCTATCAAGGGCAGGCCCGTGATAGTAGGGGCTGATCCCAAAAAAGGCGCCGGTAGAGGCGTCGTCGCGGCCTGTTCCTACGAGGCAAGGAAATATGGCATACATTCCGCCATGCCCATTTCAACGGCCTATAAAAAATGCCCGAAAGCGGTGTTCCTCCGTCCGGATTCATCTAAATACTCCGCCGTATCCCGGGAGGTTTTCGCGATACTGGAGAATTTCACGCCCGAGATCGAACCGATAAGCATCGACGAGGCCTTTATGGACATTACCGGAAGCTTCCATCTATTCGGAACACCCGAGGGAACCTGCCGGAAGATCAAGCAGGAGATCCGCAGGAAGACCGCCCTTACCGCGTCGATAGGCCTTGCTCCGAACAAGATGACCGCGAAGATCGCCTCTGAGGTAGGCAAACCGGACGGTCTTGTCATCGTCAAACCGGGCCGGGTACTCGACTTCCTTCACCCTCTTCCCGTGGGAAGGCTCTGGGGCATCGGGGAAAAGACCCTTTCGGTGCTTGAGTCGGTAGGCATCCGTACCATAGGTGACCTTGCGGCAAAGGGTGAGGAGGAACTCGAGGATCTCTTCGGCAAGAACGGCCGTCACATGTATCTTCTATCTTCGGGCATGGACGGGCGGTCCGTGGAAACGACCGAGGTCATCAAGTCCATAAGTAATGAACATACCTTCGAAGAGGATGCCACCGACAACCAGGTGATGTTTGATACCTTGATGCACCTGAGCGAGAAGGTTTCAAGAAGGATGCGCAGGAGCGGGCTCAAAGGGCGCACCGTAACGCTGAAGATACGGTTCTCGAATTTCAAAACTTATACAAGATCACATACCCTGGATCAGGCAACGAATTATGTGGACGATATATATGGAAAAGCGCTTGAAAAAATACAAGAGTTCGACACCTCCAGGCGGGCTGTGCGCCTTCTGGGGGTCAAGGTCTCGAACCTCACCGACGACTCCTGGCGCTCTGACCTGTTCCGGGGCACGGACGAGGAAGCGCTGAAAAAAGAAAGACTGCACAGAGCTCTCGACAGAATAATGGAAAAATACGGCTCCGGCGCGGTGAGGCGACGACGCGCATGACTATTCGCCCGAGAGCATCTGGCTGGCTATCATGTCGGATTTGGTCTTGCCGACAAGGTTCTCGGCTATTTTCCGGGAGAATTTCATTGCGGTAGCCGGGCCGCGGCTGGTTATTATGTTCCCGTCCTGTATGACATCCTCTTTGGAATGCTTTACGACCGCCGAAAAATTCTTGTCAAGTCCCGGGTAACAGGTGGCCTGGCGGCCGTCAAGGATACCCGCCGGAGCAAGCACCAGAGCGGGAGACGCGCAGATAGCGGCGATGATCTTGCCCGCCTCATGCATTTTCGTAACGATCTGCTTTACTTCGAGCGAAGAGGCGAGATTCTCGGCCCCGGGCAGTCCTCCTGGAAGGATAACGGCGTCAAAATCACTGTCACATTCCTCAATACGTATATCCGGTTTTATGGTCAGGCCCCTGGATCCTGTGACGGTCTCTCCTCCCACCCCGGCTACGGTTACCTCGACCTCCGCCCTGCGGAGGGTGTCTATGGGCGTTACCGCTTCTATCTCTTCAAAACCCTGTGCCAGTATGACCAAAGCTTTTTTCTTCATTGTCCACTCCTTCAGTTTTCAGAATCTTTCAGGATGAAGTCCGACAGTAGCTCCGCCATCTGGTCCATGCTTTTTGCGCATTGGCGCTTCTGTTCGGCCGTAAGACCCCATAAAGGTCTTTCAAGAGGCAGATCACTCACCACGGCAAGAGCTGCCGCTTTTATGCCCGCGGCATTTGAGGCCGTATAAACGGCGGATAACTCCATCTCAATACCGGAAAAACCTTTTCGCTCTATGTTTTTCACGAACCGGCTTTCTTCGGCCACCACCGAACCTATCGTGAAGATATCACCCAGTATAAGTTTGCCGGGGGTGTGTCCGGTCAAATGTTTTTTGAGGCGCTGGTAAACTCCCGGGTCTGCCTGTACGTACTGCCCGGAAGCGAGGATATCTTCCCGGGCGCGCCCCTTTCTGTAATATTGAGAGAATCCCTCACCGTCGAAAGCTTTATCGCAGAGCACGATGTCGCCGATCCCGGCGTCACCGAATCCGCCGCAGGTCCCGGCGAAGAGCACCGTCTCAACTGGCGAGGCCTCCAAAAGCAGCACCGCGTCACCCAGGAGCCTGTTCCCCATACCGCTTCTTATCACGGTGTATTCGACCCCGGCTTTCTTTGCCCTTACTCCCGAATATAACCTGCCTCTGAAAGAGCCGACCACGTCGCCGCCGCGGGTGAATTTATCCGGCGAAAGAAACGGGGTGATAATAACGCTCTCTGTCATACCGCCGCCGGTGCATCCGAATGCGAACTCAAAGAACCTTTCCTTATCCATGTCCATCCTGTCCGTCGGGCCGGGGTCTGTCACATTCACTGCACACCTTCGCGGTGTCGGGATTTGTGGCCCCGCAGATCCTGCACACCCAGTAGCCTTCCGGAGCATGCTTTATACGGTACTGCCGCCTTAAGAACGGCCAGACCTTGTACTGGATGAGGCCATAGAGGACGACCAGGACAGCCGCGATAATCAGGCTGATAAGGAATTCCGGCGGGGTAATCGCCGGCCTTACTTTTCCCAGGTCTATGCCGTGTCGCGCCAGGCGTTCCCGCACCAGCTGGCGGGCCAGGTCGTACCTTTCAACTCCAGCGGGATTAAGGCTGCGTATCAAAGGTTCGGAGATGCGGTAACTTCCCTGCTGGAGGTACCTGAGCTTGTTAAGATAGCTCTTGTAGTATCGTGCGGCTAACTGGGTATCACCCTTTTGCTCGTAAATGAGCCCCAGCAGAAAATCCGAACCGTAATATTCCGGCCAGGCCAGTCTTGCGCTTTTGATATGTTCCTCAGCCTTGTCGAGCTGACCCGCCGACATCGCGTAAAGACCGTCGGTGAAGTTTCTGTAAAAACTTTTGAGGTCCTCCTGGGCCCTGCCGTCTGAAGTGGCAACATCTATCAGCCCCTGCCTTAGGAAGAACCTGCGGTAGGTGAAGAACTCTTCTTCCCTCTGCTCTTTCCAGTCGGCGTAAGCGGCAAAAGAGAAAGCGGCAATAAACGCACCTGCCAGAAAGAGCGCCAGGATTCGTTTAGCCCATCTCTTCCCGGTTCTCTCTGGATAATGGTAAAACGGCGTATTCACTGAAAACACATTCGTGAGGATCATCGCAAAATCTGGAGAAAGTCTTTATTAAATCGGCTTGGTGGATTTTATAAGCCCCAGCACTTTCTCTATCTCAAAAGGTTTGTATATTATCTCTGAAGCCCTTTCTTCGATGGCTTGATGGACCAGTTCGTCCACGGAATAACCGGTCATCATTATGACCGTGGTCTCAGGCTTGATCTTCTTGACCTCTTTGAGGGTCTGTATGCCGTCCATGTCCGGCATCCTTATATCCAGGAACATGATGTCATAAACATTGTCCCTGATAAGCTCCACTGCCTGGGCCCCGCCGTAGCAGCACTCGGCCTTGTAATCATTAGCTTTCAAGATGTCACAGAAGACATCGGCGAAATCCTTGTTATCATCAACGACGAGGATCTTGTGATCTTCCATATGCAGCTCCATGATTTATATTCAAGTCCTTACTAATCCTCTTTAACCTTTGGCGATATAGATTTTACAATAAGGGCTCTTTTTTGTCGATGTTTTTCTGCCGCGGTCACTGGTCCGTTTCCCTCCCCTGGCCGTTCAGAAGGCCCCCGAAGCCTTCGGCGGCCTCTTTGAGGACCGAGGAGGTTTTATCGATAACGGTATGTGTCGTTTCACTTGTCTGTTCGGCCGCCGCGCCTATAGCCTCTTTCCCCGTGCTATAAGCCTTTTGCATGACATCCTGCACCTGGGACATGGGGATATCGACAAGATTCGATATATCCGTACCGGTCAGGGACCTGACGAATATAAGCCTTACCAGAGTATAAGGGTCTTTGATATCCTGGTATTCCTCATCGAGGTTTATCTCGTACTTTTTGACCGTCGGCTGTTCGGATCGCGCGGAATAATCCCTGTAATAAACATCCCCTACCTTGAGATGGAGGTTCGCGATATATATCTCGGGAATCTTTCTCTGCTCCTGCTGGGCAACGACCTGTCCTTCTTCCTTGCTTTCCAGGGGTTTGATCGTGTTAACGTTAAGACGGGCCTGCTCATCCCTGACTATATTAAGCTGCTGCATCGAGAACTTTAGCTCCTCCAGATACACCTTTCCCTTGAGTACCTGGATAAGGTCATAACGGACATAAACTTCGGGGATGACCGCCATGGTCTCGGTCGGGAACCCGCGCGGGTTATAAAGCTTCATATCCTTGATGAATATGGCGGGTCTTACCAGGCCAACGTCCATGCTGCCTATGTCAAGTCTTATGCCCAGTATATGCTTGAAGATATTCTCAGAAGAGACCTCTATGATCTTATCCTTCGCGATAAAGGCGACCAGCAAGAAAAGAATTACAACAACCAGTATCTTTTTCAGCATTAGGGGACTTCCTTTCAGTTGGATTCGGGCGGATCAAACTGATCAGTTTATCAACAGGTTATCTATATATATGGGGCCGTGATATTTCCTGCCTATACGATGAGGCGGCGCCGCGTCATACTCTATCCTGATAGCGATCTTCCTTACCTTATCCTGATGATGGATAAGTTTTTTCTCCTTGCGGCCTTTCCATTCGGAACTTTCATCCTCGGGCGTGTCCAGCTTGGCCTGGATGGTGGTCCATTTACCTCTTTCGAGGGGAACCGCGTAACGCATCTCGGTGAACAGCCAGCCTTCTCCCACGGTTAGGATGATGCGCGCCTGTATCAGGCCCGCCGGGGCTTTTCTGGGAAGATATACGTCAACTGATATATTTTTATATCCGGTAAGGTCAAGATACTCGAGTTTCTTGATCTCTTCGTACCCCTCAAGGCCAAGAAAAGGCAGACCCTTCTCCACCTTGAACTCGACCAGGGCGGCCGCCCACCTGTTGCCCGGGAACTCGCAATCCACCTGCAGGGAATTCTCCCCTGATGAGGCCTCCTCCGCGGTGACCTCAGTGGAGATTGCAACATGATCTCCCTGGTAAAAAGCCCAGTCGGGTATCTTCCAACCTTCCTGAGATTGTTCAAAATCGAACCGTATCTCCTCTTGAGCGCTGCAGATACCTGGAGTTAGCAATATAAACACCAGACAAGTTACCAAGACTATATGAAAAACTTTCAACTTCCCTCCCCGCTGCGTATTCAGTAAAGCGTGTTACATTTTATTATACCAGATAAATCCTATAAACAACAATATTTAGGTGAATAATAGACCCCTTCCGGTGCTCCTTGCTTTTCAACTGAATATATGATACCCTTCTCTTTATGGAAAACCTGACGCTGGTTATTCAGATACCTTGCTACAACGAGGAAAAGACGCTCCCCGTCACTCTTGAGGACCTTCCCAAGAGCATAAAAGGGATTTCCAGAATAAAAGTACTGGTGGTCGATGACGGAAGTACCGATAAAACGGTCGAAGTGGCCAAACAGTTCGGCGTTTCCGAAATAGTCCGCCTCAAAAAACGCAAGGGCCTGGCCGTGGTCTTCGCCACCGGGCTCGATCACGCCCTTAAAATGGGAGCTGATATCGTGGTCAATACCGACGCGGACAACCAGTACAAGGGCTCGGATATTGAGAGGCTGGTCGAGCCGATCCTGGATAAGCGGTCCGACATAGTCATAGGCAACAGGCGCATAGAAAAGATAAAGCACTTTTCCTTCATCAAGAAAAAGCTCCAGCGCATCGGCAGCAGGATCGTAAGATACTTGTCCGGGCTCGACATACCGGACGCCACGACGGGTTTCCGCGCCTACAGCAAGGAAGCTATACTGAAACTCAACGTCATATCCGAGTTCACGTACACCCTTGAGACCATAATAGCCGCGGGCAACAAAGGCCTGGTGGTTGAGAATATCGAGATATCCACCAACCCCGAGCTCAGGCAGTCGCGCCTTTTCAGGAGCATACCGGAATACCTTACAAGGTCTATCGCCACGCTTGTAAGAGTGTACACCATGTACCGTCCCCTAAAGGTATTTCTGCTTCTGGGAAGCTTTCTTTTTATTCTGGGTTTTTTAATAGGATTGCGGTTCCTGTATTTTTATCTTACAGGTTCCGGTGCCGGCCACATCCAGTCACTCATCCTCTTCGCGGTGCTCACCATACTGGGTTTCCAGACTATACTGTGGGGTATGTTATCTGACCTTATAGCCGCTAACCGAAGGCTAATCGAGAACACGCTGACCAAGGTGAAGAGAATAGAGCTCAAGGTTGGAAAGGAATAGTTCCTTTTTTATCTCACAGCTTCACTGTTACCGGACAGATCTCTCGCTTTCTCCGGATCGACAGGATATGTCAGGACGAACTTCTCGATGAATTCAGTCACGTCGATCTTATCCTCAAGCATCACCTCTCGCTTTTTCTTCCACTCTGAATCAAGTTCACCTCTGCAAACGAGTTCTTTCACTTCACTGAAAGCCGCTTCGGTTTGCTCAACTGAGTAATTACGTATCAAACCGTACTTCTGTTCAAGTTCATTGGTGTAGCCGAGCCCCCTGCCGGGTTTGGTTATGTAGAATGCCGGCACACCCAGCATGGCAGCTTCTGAGGCCACTGTCGCGCCCTCGCCTATTACTATAGAAGAAAAAGCCATAAGATCATGCATCCTGTGCGGTTCCACCGACAACCTGTACGGCTTGAGTTCGGCGGGCAGTTCCGCTTCAGAAGAGATGAACACCTTACCGTATCCGTTCAATATCCCGATGAGCTTGATCTTATCCTCAAGGGAAAGTCCTTTCTGGGGTATATCGTGCGATGCCTCCCATGAAACGAACCTGAGCAGGAAGAACCTCTCCTCTCCCAGGCCCAGATCCTTCAGTATGCTTTTATCCGGAGTGAACCGGTCAGGGTGAAGATAGGCTAGCTCATGATACCCGGCGTAACGCACCTGTTTTCGGCCAAGCTGGCCCATGTAGCAATCGGGGGTGCAGATGGCCGAAGCTGCCGGATAGGTTATGGCGTTGGACAAAGTGGCGGTCTCCGTGTCATAAAACACAACTGAAGGAGTGCCAGTAGCGAACCCGACATGAGCTACTGAGACCCCCGCTATACCGGTAAGAATATCAGGCTTGAACTTCCTGGCAAGCCTGAACAATTCAGCGTCCCTTGATAGAAGCTCCTTGAAAAGCCCCGCGAACCCCTTCCCCTGGCGGCTTATACAGGTATTCTCTATACCGTAGTTTTCAAGAAGGGTCAGGGTCATCTCCTTGTCGCGGGAAGTTACCAGGACCTCGTGCTCCTTCTGCCAGAGTTTTATGGCGTTACGGAAAAAATGAACGTGCGCCGGATGCATTATATCCACGAGTATCTTCATCTTTAAGCGGCGTTCCCCTCTTCGTATTTACCGAAAACTTTCTGCATAATACCCCCGGTGGCGTCCCAGCTGTATTTTTCAATACACCTTTTCCTGGCCTCCTCGCCCATCCGTTGCGCTTTTTCCGGATCAGCGAAAATTTCTTCTATGGCCTCGGCGATAGCTCCGGGGTCCCCGGGCTTTACTACCCATCCACAGCCCTTCAGTATTTCCTTCATATCAGAGACATCAGTGCTCACAATAGGCTTGGCCATGGCCATCGCATCAAAGACCTTAGCGGGTATCTGCCCCACGGTGGCCAGGTTCATCCGCTGGGGTATCGCAACCACGTCCGCCGCCGCCAAGAACTCGGGTATCTCTTCAAAAGGCTGCATGGGCAGGCCGATATACCCTTGACGCCCTAAAAGGCGCAAAGCGAAATCGTCGAACTTATGGCTGTACCAGTCTTTTGATATGCCCACGACAAGAAGCATAACCTCAGGGTCCTCTATCATGGAAACAGCCCGGGCAAGGTCTTCAAGCCCCTTGTAAGTGCGGGGGGTCCCCAGGAACATGACCACTTTTTTACCGAGAGCTATCCCTTTTTCCCTGCGCACATCCTCACGCTGGAACTTTTCCGGATCGAACCGGTCTGTATCACGTGCGTGGACTATGACCTCTCCCCCGTACTTTTTCTTAAGAAAACTGTTCGAGACGGTAACCGCCTCCGCCCAGTCTATGAACCTCTCCATTATCCAGCTGTTAAAATAAGAATTCGTCCTGTAGAAAAAAATAATAGAGTACAGCATATAAGCTATTTTCTTGTAGAGAGGATACGTCTTCAAAAGTTCCTTGTAGAAACCAAGCTGCCAGTCCTCTATGTCGATCACAAAAGGAACTTTTCTCCGGCGCCTGTAGAGCAGGGCTATACCCAAACTGGTCAAAAGCGGTTTGGAAACATAGATAACATCACCGCTTATGGCGCCCAAGATCTGTCTAATCCTGATAAGGGGACTCAAATAAGCCCGGCAGTCCACGGCCTTATATTCCACGGTGCTGTCGCCAGAAACAGGGGGCCATATGCCATCGCCGAAAAAGGGTCCGACGATTTCTACTTCGTATTTTCTCTTGAGCACCTTGGCCAGAAAATAGGACCTGCCAAGGCAGTTGCTTGAAAGGTCCGGATTGATTATGGTTATTTTCATTGAGTGTTCCCTTATAGAGATCTAAAAATAACATGCCGTGTTCGGTACCGCCATCATCAGGTCCACTTTGAGAGTTTTCATCACAAGATACGCGATTGTCGCCACGTACACACCCTGCAGAAGGAGTTTCATCCCCCGCTGCGGGACCTTTCCGAGCTTATCCAATAGGAAAAGCTGCGACCTTGCCGAAAGAACCACTAATGGCGTTGTAAGCGCCACGATATATCTGCACTGGTAAGCGCCCCATGCAACCCAAAAGGTCATCAGAACAAAGACGTAAGCGTAAACCAGCAGATACCCCTTCTGCTTCTTCTTATCGAACAGAAGAACGGCAAGAGAAACATAGGAGAAAATATATAAAGGCGATAGCTCCAGTATTTTCCAGGGATAGAATCCCCAGGGCTCCTTGTTGAACATGCCCGTCTTCCATCCCGTGGGAGGGATATATCCGAAATCAAGAGCATTCATTATATACTTCCCGAATATCACTCCAAGTAACGCCAACAGCCCGAAAACAGCGAAAGCCGGAACCGACCTGACCTTTGTCCTGGAAATATCGCTTAAAAAGGTGAATATCCTCTTCCTGCCAACGGCCAGGATAATAACTATGAAAACAAGTCCCCATAAGGCCTCCTGGAACTTTGACAGGTTCGTGAAGAACCTGCCCACGTTACCGTCCCTGCCGAAAACGGTCAATAGATCCGGTCCGTACACCTGCCAGTTCCACCATCCCCACGGGACCATCATAAGAAACGGCACAACCAGTCCGATATAGAAAGATCTTTTCCTGAAAAGCCATCTCTCGAAGAACGCCGCATATATGAAAATGCCCCCTATGGGCAATATGCCGGGATACTTGGTAAGCGCTGCAAATCCCGCGGATATACCGCAGGCTATCATGAAATAGGACCTATAGTTCTTGACCGCAAGGGCGAACATGCATAGAGACAATATGCTGAAAAAGGCAAGGGTCGTTTCCATCCATATCTTCTGCGACGTTATCCAGGCTATGGGCTCGATCAGCATGATGAGAGCGGCGTATATGCCCGCTTTCTCGTCAAATAGCAACCTGCCCAGCATATATGCCAGGGGTATAAGAAGTATCCCGAATAGAAGCGACACCTTAAAAGCGGAAAAGTACGTCTTGCCGAAGAGACGAAAGCTCACCGAAACCAGATACGTGAATAGCGGCGGATGCTTAAAGAGGGGTTTAGTGAAATACGTCGGGAGTTTGCGTCCCCTTTTCAGCTCGTACTCATAGAGGTCCTGTGTATTATAGTTCGAGGGATCCTCCATTATCTGGACAGCGAGCCTGGGATAGACCGATTCATCATAACTTAAAGGATGCTTCTTCTTGAAACTGCCGATCCGCGTCATTAACGCTATGACCATCAGCGCGATAATTATCCATATGGTTTCTTTTCTCATTAGCGACCCCTATGCGATTCGGAAAATATTCCAGTAGAACTTCTTTAATATACTATACACTATAAATCCTTTTTCCCGGCGCTTTCGGCGTTTTTCCATTATCCGGCCGAAATGGCCCAGTATCCACATCCTGGCACGGACGAATTCGGTGATGGTTCGTGTAAACCCCAGGTTCTCAACGTAACCCCCTTCCCGGGATCGGCCAGGTGCAGAGGATCTCACGACCAAAGCGACTGTCTTGACCAGAAGTTTAACCAGGAAGAACAGTTCCCCCAATACCACCAGTATCGCCGGGTAGTTCAAAAGTTCATTCAGCATCCTGTTCTTTTCGGAATGGAAGAGCTTAAGACCGGAATGCCTCCCTGCAGTCCTGGAATGCTTGTGGTAGATAACCGCTTTGGGCACGCATACACCTTTAAAGCCTCTCGCGTTCAGCCTTATCCCCATGTCGATATCCTCGTAAAAAGCGAAATACAGTTCGTCGAAATACTGTTCTCTCTCGACCTTAACCTCTTCCAGGCATTTTCTCGAATAAACTGACGCGGCCCCGCAGGCACTGAAGATCAATTTAATGTGGGTGTCACCGTCATATTCGCTGTAGCGGTTCAGCGCCACACCTGAGCCGTCAGGCAGAATAAAATCACCGTCCGAGAAGATCGTCGCTTCCTCCGGATAGTTCATTATCCTTGGACTTGCGAAATCGGCCCCGGAGGTCTGCATGCCGCGCATAAGATGCTTTAACCAGCCTTTTTCCGCTATGGTGTCATTGTTCAGGTTCACGACATAATCGAACCCTTTTTCAAGCGCCCAGTTCATACCGTCGTTATTGCCACCAGCAAATCCCTTGTTCTTCCTGTTCTGTATCAAATGTACTTCCGGGAACATGGAGCCTAACCTGGCTCCTTCATCATTATCCGAGGCGTTATCGACAAGCACTATTTGATAATTCCCGTAATCCGTATCCCGCAGAGACTCCAGGCACTCCACGGTATCATCAAAACCGTTCCAGTTAAGTATCACGATGGCTACACTGGATAAAGTATCCATGTTATTTTTCGATAAAAGGATTTTTAACCCTTTTGTGCATACATCTGCTTGTAAGATGTGTTAACATTTATCAACTACCGCCTGTTCAAAAATATCTATCCCACTATATAAGTGGATATAATGACACTGAAAACTATTTATAGAATAAATGATTTTTCCTTTTCACGCTATTCTTTAAGCTTTTATAAGCAGACAAGATCTTCACAAAACAGCTTTTTCCTAATAAGGAAAGTGCCGTATATATGATATTCCGCAGGTCAAAAGGCGCAATACGGAGGGCCTTGAATGAATAAGCTCTTCCCTCGCTCATCCGCCCTATTGAATAGAGTTCACAGGCAAGCTGGACATAATTCTTAGCTAACAGTTTCCTATTCTGCATGAACTCATTATAATGTTTCTGCAAGATAAGTTTTCTGGCCCTCACGATCTTACTTATGTCAGCTGTCATGCTGCCTTCGGTAATATGTACTATTACCAGCGGTTCATCGCTATACCTGAATTTGAAATGTTTGGATATCCTCAGCCACATATCCCAATCTTCGAAAGAAGGCAAGCTTTCATCAAAATTGCCGACTTTCAGGAAACATTCCCTTTTGACCAGAGTCGCTATAACTGTTACAAAGTTCCCCATTAAAAAATCATGATGCAGGTCGCCGCTTTTGCCTGATCTGGAGGGTGAATATAAATAACTTTTCACCCCTTGCTCCATTTTTATTGAATCACAATAGACCACCCCGGTATCCTCATCTGTTTTGTTTAATAGGGACACCTGCACCTTAAGGCGATCTTCCAACCACTGGTCATCATCGTCCTGGAAAGCGATGAACCTTCCGCGGGCGTGTTTAAGCCCTGTATTCCGTGCCGCAGGAAGACCGGAATTGTTTTCATGTTTGATGTACTTGATCCTGGGGTCGTTTACTCCAGCCACAAGTTCCGCGGTGTTATCAGAAGATCCATCATCTACGATTATCAATTCAAAGTCGGAATAGGTCTGACCGAGCACACTGTCTATAGAACGCCTCAGTATATTTGCCCTATTAAATGTAGGAAGGATAACACTCACCGTAGGTTCTTTTGAATTGCCCATGCAATAATATATATCATGAAAATCGTAAAAAAGAAAGTTCTCCTGCTAATAATATTATTTTTTATTACCAAGGGTAATGTGGTATACTCTCTGTAAATCCGGCAAAACACTTAATCCGGCAAAAAATGATAAAGAGATTTTTCATAAAACACAGAGGGACCGTACGCGATTTTTTCTGGCGAAACATCCAGACCTTCGGCAAGAAATTCTATTTCCTTTTAGTATTCTTCTACTCGGCAAAGATTTTGGAGCCTGCCGATTTCGGTACACTTAATTATTTCCTTGCCATTGTAGGACTCCTTGTCGTATTCTGCGACTTCGGCTTTTCGGTTTCGGCGTCAAAATATGTGGCTGAATACAAAGCCACGGATCCTGACCGTCTGCGGAAGACATTCACCTCCGTATCCGTTGTTATACTGGCCATAGCGTCTTTAATATCAATAGCACTGATAAGTATCGGCGGATATCTATTCGGGGATAACTTGAAATATGCTTTATTGCTGATACCGTTCCTTTTTCTTGCTCCTCTTACAGCTATTCTGGATGGCCTATACCGTGGTACCCGCAGATTCAGGCAACTGTCGATAATCAATATCATAGCGATCTGCACTTCCATGGCGATCGCCCTTCCTCTCATTAAAACATACGCTCTGGTGGGAACCATACTATCCATAAACTCTTTATATATATTCCTTACTCTCGGCATGACGTTCTTCAGCAAAAACATCAGCTTTTCCGTTGACAGGAATATCACCAAAGAGGTCTCTCGATACGCTGTGTACATAGGTCTTGCGAGTCTGGCGTATTATATGTACACCCGTGTTGATATCCTGATACTCAAGCAATTCGGTTATGTGACCGAGATAGGATATTACGCTATTGTCAATTCGCTTTTTGGGATAATCCTGATACCGTCAACAATGCTGGGCCAGGTCATAGCTCCCCGTACCAGTACTAAATCGGCCCTTGGGGAGTTCGTGGACATTAAACGTAAGTTCACCCGCAGCATAATACCATCACTGACAATATCATTGCCCCTGAGCATTCTGTTGTTTTTTCTGTTGCCTGCA from Candidatus Omnitrophota bacterium harbors:
- a CDS encoding phospholipid carrier-dependent glycosyltransferase, with protein sequence MRKETIWIIIALMVIALMTRIGSFKKKHPLSYDESVYPRLAVQIMEDPSNYNTQDLYEYELKRGRKLPTYFTKPLFKHPPLFTYLVSVSFRLFGKTYFSAFKVSLLFGILLIPLAYMLGRLLFDEKAGIYAALIMLIEPIAWITSQKIWMETTLAFFSILSLCMFALAVKNYRSYFMIACGISAGFAALTKYPGILPIGGIFIYAAFFERWLFRKRSFYIGLVVPFLMMVPWGWWNWQVYGPDLLTVFGRDGNVGRFFTNLSKFQEALWGLVFIVIILAVGRKRIFTFLSDISRTKVRSVPAFAVFGLLALLGVIFGKYIMNALDFGYIPPTGWKTGMFNKEPWGFYPWKILELSPLYIFSYVSLAVLLFDKKKQKGYLLVYAYVFVLMTFWVAWGAYQCRYIVALTTPLVVLSARSQLFLLDKLGKVPQRGMKLLLQGVYVATIAYLVMKTLKVDLMMAVPNTACYF
- a CDS encoding glycosyltransferase; translation: MDTLSSVAIVILNWNGFDDTVECLESLRDTDYGNYQIVLVDNASDNDEGARLGSMFPEVHLIQNRKNKGFAGGNNDGMNWALEKGFDYVVNLNNDTIAEKGWLKHLMRGMQTSGADFASPRIMNYPEEATIFSDGDFILPDGSGVALNRYSEYDGDTHIKLIFSACGAASVYSRKCLEEVKVEREQYFDELYFAFYEDIDMGIRLNARGFKGVCVPKAVIYHKHSRTAGRHSGLKLFHSEKNRMLNELLNYPAILVVLGELFFLVKLLVKTVALVVRSSAPGRSREGGYVENLGFTRTITEFVRARMWILGHFGRIMEKRRKRREKGFIVYSILKKFYWNIFRIA
- a CDS encoding glycosyltransferase, whose protein sequence is MGNSKEPTVSVILPTFNRANILRRSIDSVLGQTYSDFELIIVDDGSSDNTAELVAGVNDPRIKYIKHENNSGLPAARNTGLKHARGRFIAFQDDDDQWLEDRLKVQVSLLNKTDEDTGVVYCDSIKMEQGVKSYLYSPSRSGKSGDLHHDFLMGNFVTVIATLVKRECFLKVGNFDESLPSFEDWDMWLRISKHFKFRYSDEPLVIVHITEGSMTADISKIVRARKLILQKHYNEFMQNRKLLAKNYVQLACELYSIGRMSEGRAYSFKALRIAPFDLRNIIYTALSLLGKSCFVKILSAYKSLKNSVKRKNHLFYK
- a CDS encoding oligosaccharide flippase family protein, whose product is MIKRFFIKHRGTVRDFFWRNIQTFGKKFYFLLVFFYSAKILEPADFGTLNYFLAIVGLLVVFCDFGFSVSASKYVAEYKATDPDRLRKTFTSVSVVILAIASLISIALISIGGYLFGDNLKYALLLIPFLFLAPLTAILDGLYRGTRRFRQLSIINIIAICTSMAIALPLIKTYALVGTILSINSLYIFLTLGMTFFSKNISFSVDRNITKEVSRYAVYIGLASLAYYMYTRVDILILKQFGYVTEIGYYAIVNSLFGIILIPSTMLGQVIAPRTSTKSALGEFVDIKRKFTRSIIPSLTISLPLSILLFFLLPAAIKMVLPKYYTPNFIRIFGIMMILLPFKLWSVFTVNGFITPGGFAKIITVATFIGGILNILFDYLLIWLMGFIGVFITTLVVHSLTIVVVNTLFFLKIRKLAASVDSNKP